In Pollutimonas sp. M17, a single genomic region encodes these proteins:
- the gyrA gene encoding DNA gyrase subunit A — MDSFAKETLPISLEEEMRRSYLDYAMSVIVGRALPDVRDGLKPVHRRVLFAMHELNNDWNRAYKKSARIVGDVIGKYHPHGDSAVYDTIVRMAQDFSLRYMLVDGQGNFGSVDGDSAAAMRYTEIRLAKIAHEMLADIDQETVDFGPNYDGSESEPLLLPSRLPNLLVNGSSGIAVGMATNIPPHNLSEVIEGCLYCLRNPDCTIDELIELIPAPDFPTGGIIYGLSGVREGYRSGRGRVIMRAKTHFEDMEKGNRQAIIIDAIPYQVNKKTLQEKIAELVNEKKIEGISDIRDESDKDGMRLVIELKRGEVPEVVLNNLYKNTQLQDTFGMNMVALVDGQPRLLNLKQMVEYFLLHRREVVTRRTVFQLRKARERGHVLEGLAVALANIDDFIAIIKAAPTPPVARQELMARSWDSSLVREMLQRADQGDTPGGRAAYRPESLPEGFGLQGDGLYRLSDTQAQEILNMRLQRLTGLEQDKIVGEYKDIMATIADLLDILARPARVTTIIGDELLAIKAEFSTSTKDVRRSDIERNATELDTEDLITPMDMVVTLSQTGYIKSQPLSEYRSQKRGGRGKQATAMKENDWIDQLFIANTHDYLLCFSDRGRVYWLKVWEVPQGSRNSRGRPIVNMFPLLDGEKITVVLAVKEFSEDHYVFMSTSRGTVKKTPLSDFSNPRKAGIIAVALDEGDYLIGADLTDGKHDVMLFSDAGKAVRFDENDVRPMGRTARGVRGMMLEDGQAVIAMLVAGDESQSVLTATENGFGKRTSISEYTRHGRGTKGMIAIQTTARNGKVVGAVLVMPSDEIMLITTGGVLVRTRVSEIREMGRATQGVTLISVDDDSMLSGVRRVVESDADDDVIVEIDGGSTAEAAGDDAGVSPDQAAEGDSAGSDSDSEGSGEPS; from the coding sequence ATGGATTCCTTCGCCAAGGAGACCCTTCCAATTTCGCTGGAAGAGGAAATGCGCCGCAGTTATCTCGATTACGCCATGAGCGTGATCGTGGGGCGCGCCTTACCGGACGTTCGGGACGGCCTGAAACCGGTGCATCGGCGCGTGCTCTTTGCCATGCATGAGCTCAATAACGACTGGAACCGCGCTTACAAGAAGTCGGCGCGTATCGTTGGCGACGTCATCGGTAAGTATCACCCGCATGGCGACTCGGCCGTGTATGACACCATCGTGCGCATGGCCCAGGACTTCTCCCTGCGCTATATGCTGGTCGACGGGCAGGGCAACTTCGGTTCGGTCGACGGCGACAGCGCGGCGGCCATGCGTTACACCGAAATCCGCCTGGCCAAGATCGCGCACGAGATGCTGGCCGACATCGACCAGGAAACCGTCGACTTCGGGCCCAACTACGACGGCAGCGAAAGCGAGCCCCTGCTGCTGCCTTCGCGCCTGCCCAATCTGCTGGTCAACGGCAGTTCGGGGATCGCGGTGGGCATGGCGACCAATATTCCGCCCCACAATCTGTCCGAGGTCATCGAAGGCTGCCTGTATTGCCTGCGCAACCCGGATTGCACCATCGACGAACTGATCGAACTGATCCCCGCGCCGGATTTCCCCACGGGGGGCATCATCTATGGCCTGTCCGGCGTGCGCGAGGGCTACCGCAGCGGAAGGGGACGCGTCATCATGCGCGCGAAAACCCACTTCGAGGACATGGAAAAGGGCAATCGGCAGGCCATCATCATCGATGCCATACCCTACCAGGTCAACAAGAAGACCCTGCAGGAAAAGATTGCCGAACTGGTCAACGAGAAGAAGATAGAGGGTATTTCCGATATCCGCGACGAATCCGACAAAGACGGCATGCGTCTGGTCATCGAGCTCAAGCGCGGCGAAGTTCCGGAAGTGGTCCTGAACAACCTGTACAAGAATACGCAGCTGCAGGATACCTTCGGCATGAATATGGTGGCCCTGGTCGACGGCCAGCCCCGCCTGCTGAACCTGAAGCAGATGGTCGAGTACTTCCTGCTGCATCGCCGCGAGGTCGTGACGCGCCGTACGGTATTCCAGCTGCGCAAGGCGCGCGAGCGCGGCCATGTGCTGGAGGGCCTGGCCGTGGCCCTGGCCAATATCGATGACTTCATCGCCATCATCAAGGCGGCGCCGACGCCGCCCGTGGCGCGCCAGGAACTGATGGCGCGATCCTGGGATTCGTCGCTGGTGCGCGAGATGCTGCAGCGGGCCGACCAGGGCGACACGCCGGGGGGCCGCGCGGCCTACCGGCCCGAATCGCTGCCCGAGGGCTTCGGCCTGCAGGGCGACGGGCTGTATCGCCTGAGCGACACCCAGGCCCAGGAAATCCTGAACATGCGTCTGCAACGCCTGACGGGCCTGGAGCAGGACAAGATCGTCGGCGAATACAAAGACATCATGGCGACCATCGCCGACCTGCTGGACATCCTGGCGCGGCCCGCACGCGTAACGACCATCATCGGCGACGAGCTTCTGGCCATCAAGGCGGAATTCTCCACGTCCACCAAGGATGTGCGCCGCTCGGATATCGAGCGCAATGCCACCGAGCTCGATACCGAAGACCTGATCACTCCCATGGACATGGTGGTGACCCTGTCGCAGACGGGCTATATCAAGAGCCAGCCGCTGTCCGAGTACCGTTCCCAGAAGCGCGGCGGGCGGGGCAAGCAGGCCACGGCCATGAAGGAAAACGACTGGATAGACCAGCTGTTCATTGCCAATACGCACGATTACCTGCTGTGCTTCTCCGACCGGGGCCGCGTGTACTGGCTGAAGGTCTGGGAAGTGCCTCAAGGTTCGCGCAACTCGCGCGGACGCCCCATCGTCAATATGTTCCCGCTGCTCGACGGCGAGAAGATCACCGTGGTGCTGGCGGTCAAGGAATTCAGCGAAGACCACTATGTGTTCATGTCCACCTCGCGCGGCACGGTCAAGAAAACGCCCTTGTCCGATTTCTCGAATCCGCGCAAGGCCGGCATCATCGCCGTGGCGCTGGACGAGGGCGACTACCTGATCGGCGCCGACCTGACCGACGGCAAGCATGACGTCATGCTGTTTTCGGACGCGGGCAAGGCGGTGCGCTTCGACGAGAACGACGTGCGCCCCATGGGCCGCACGGCGCGGGGCGTGCGCGGCATGATGCTGGAAGACGGCCAGGCCGTGATCGCCATGCTGGTGGCGGGCGACGAGTCGCAAAGCGTGCTGACGGCCACCGAAAACGGCTTCGGCAAGCGCACCTCGATAAGCGAATACACCCGCCATGGGCGCGGCACCAAGGGCATGATCGCCATCCAGACCACGGCGCGCAACGGCAAGGTGGTCGGCGCGGTGCTGGTCATGCCGTCGGACGAGATCATGCTGATCACCACCGGCGGCGTGCTGGTCCGCACGCGGGTGTCGGAAATCCGTGAAATGGGCCGCGCGACGCAGGGCGTGACCCTGATCAGCGTGGATGACGACAGCATGTTGTCGGGCGTGCGCCGCGTGGTCGAAAGCGATGCCGATGACGACGTCATCGTCGAAATCGATGGCGGATCAACGGCCGAGGCGGCGGGCGACGATGCCGGCGTTTCACCGGACCAGGCCGCTGAAGGCGATTCCGCCGGCTCCGATTCCGATTCCGAAGGCAGCGGGGAACCATCGTAA
- a CDS encoding carboxymuconolactone decarboxylase family protein: MTHRINYIQQSPELFKAFMQFSNALKNTAIEESIRDLVSIRASQLNGCSFCLDMHVKEARIHGERELRIHHLTAWRESTLFEPRERAALAWTEVLTKLPEHGVSDEIYDRVRTQLSEKELSDLTFDVMAINAWNRANVAFKTVPGSADKAFGLDKANLA, translated from the coding sequence ATGACACACCGTATCAATTACATTCAACAATCGCCTGAACTATTCAAGGCGTTCATGCAGTTCAGCAACGCCCTGAAGAACACCGCAATCGAAGAGTCAATTCGCGATCTGGTATCGATTCGCGCCTCTCAGCTGAACGGCTGCAGCTTCTGCCTCGATATGCATGTGAAGGAAGCGCGTATCCACGGCGAACGAGAACTTCGTATTCATCATTTGACAGCATGGCGCGAATCCACACTCTTTGAGCCCCGTGAACGCGCAGCGCTTGCTTGGACCGAAGTCCTGACGAAACTACCTGAACATGGCGTCTCCGACGAAATCTACGATCGAGTGCGCACTCAATTAAGCGAAAAGGAGCTTTCCGACCTGACGTTCGATGTGATGGCCATCAACGCATGGAATCGCGCAAACGTTGCGTTTAAAACTGTCCCGGGTTCGGCTGATAAGGCTTTCGGATTGGACAAAGCCAACCTCGCCTGA
- a CDS encoding alpha/beta hydrolase family protein — MSETLKRGRTRVRGFNDPEMDFQLMRQLGVSRYGGSSVGECLALAQSIPDADPDAWVSAFAQAGERQSVDASARLARGHRVSASQQYLLASNSYRAAEYYCGMADPKHGQYGLLSRQAFLAAMQCAGRDCAEVWIELDGQKLPAYHIRNPQRSTGRTLMIISGFDGTLEETYMAHGLAALERGRDLFLFTGPGQMDTLRFNPGSHFVPDFERAGRAAVDHLLAQPDTAPDALALMGISFGGYFALRIAAADSRIKALILNSPISDLHAYMSSFVGFDPAQMPDPDDFGPGDIDMLPPEAMNAQTREMARNLMLRFGQASFKQTYVAMREFRVPDEALARIACPVLALAGEGEGAEPLRQWRHVREHVSGPVGYYCFTAQEGADGHCQTGNLAFSAAVSMDWLDETLP; from the coding sequence ATGAGCGAGACACTAAAGCGCGGCCGGACCCGTGTTCGGGGGTTCAACGATCCGGAAATGGATTTCCAGCTGATGCGCCAGCTGGGCGTGTCGCGTTACGGAGGCTCGTCCGTCGGCGAATGCCTGGCATTGGCCCAAAGCATACCGGATGCCGATCCCGATGCCTGGGTCAGCGCCTTCGCCCAGGCCGGCGAGCGCCAGTCGGTCGATGCAAGCGCCAGGTTGGCGCGCGGCCATCGCGTCAGCGCCAGCCAGCAATATCTGCTCGCCAGCAACAGCTACCGTGCGGCCGAGTACTACTGCGGCATGGCCGACCCCAAGCATGGGCAATACGGCCTGCTCAGCCGGCAGGCCTTTCTTGCCGCCATGCAGTGCGCAGGCCGGGATTGCGCCGAGGTCTGGATCGAGCTGGACGGCCAGAAGCTGCCCGCCTACCACATCCGCAATCCGCAGCGCTCCACGGGCCGCACACTGATGATCATCAGCGGTTTCGACGGGACACTGGAAGAAACCTATATGGCCCACGGCCTGGCGGCGCTGGAGCGCGGCCGCGATCTGTTCCTGTTTACGGGGCCTGGACAAATGGACACGCTGCGCTTCAATCCCGGCAGCCATTTTGTGCCGGATTTCGAACGCGCCGGCCGCGCGGCGGTCGACCATCTGCTGGCGCAACCCGATACCGCTCCCGACGCCCTGGCCCTGATGGGCATCAGCTTCGGCGGTTATTTCGCCTTGCGCATCGCGGCGGCCGACAGCCGGATCAAAGCTTTGATCCTCAATTCCCCGATCAGCGATCTGCATGCTTATATGAGCTCTTTCGTCGGATTCGATCCGGCGCAGATGCCGGACCCGGACGATTTCGGACCAGGCGATATCGACATGCTGCCCCCGGAAGCAATGAACGCCCAGACACGCGAAATGGCGCGCAACCTGATGCTCCGCTTCGGGCAGGCAAGCTTCAAGCAGACATACGTGGCCATGCGCGAGTTCCGGGTGCCCGATGAGGCCTTGGCCCGCATCGCATGCCCGGTGCTGGCCCTGGCGGGCGAAGGCGAGGGCGCCGAACCCTTGCGGCAGTGGCGGCACGTGCGGGAGCACGTTTCAGGACCGGTGGGGTACTACTGCTTTACCGCCCAAGAAGGCGCGGATGGACATTGCCAGACGGGCAACCTGGCGTTCTCGGCGGCGGTGTCCATGGACTGGCTGGACGAGACCCTGCCCTGA
- the ompA gene encoding outer membrane protein OmpA yields the protein MNKPSKIALALAIAAATASGAVSAQTVDNWRNPFGDVWKNGTNELCWRDNFWTPATGIPGCDGVPVAQAQAPVVAPTATKVVLNADTFFDFDKATIKPEGRQVLDQVAAQANTINLETLIATGHTDSIGTEQYNLGLSQRRANSVKAYLVSKGISADRIYVEGKGESSPVASNKTREGRAQNRRVEIEIVGTRK from the coding sequence ATGAATAAACCCTCCAAAATCGCACTAGCACTCGCCATTGCCGCCGCAACGGCGTCTGGCGCTGTATCTGCACAAACCGTCGATAACTGGCGCAACCCGTTTGGCGACGTTTGGAAAAACGGCACCAACGAACTGTGCTGGCGTGACAACTTCTGGACCCCCGCCACCGGCATCCCCGGCTGCGACGGCGTACCAGTTGCTCAGGCTCAAGCTCCCGTGGTCGCTCCTACCGCTACCAAAGTTGTCCTGAATGCTGACACCTTCTTCGACTTCGACAAAGCCACCATCAAGCCTGAAGGCCGTCAAGTCCTGGATCAAGTTGCCGCGCAAGCCAACACCATCAATCTGGAAACCCTGATTGCAACGGGCCACACCGATTCCATCGGTACCGAACAGTACAACCTGGGCCTGTCGCAGCGTCGTGCCAACTCGGTCAAGGCCTACCTGGTCAGCAAGGGCATTTCCGCCGATCGCATCTACGTCGAAGGCAAGGGCGAATCCAGCCCCGTCGCTTCGAACAAGACTCGCGAAGGCCGTGCCCAGAACCGCCGCGTAGAGATCGAAATCGTTGGTACCCGCAAGTAA
- a CDS encoding DedA family protein: protein MDYLLHLVRVAFEEHTELLLFATVFLEQIGLPMPAYPSLIVAGSLPATLADAALLCEIFGMAVLACLSADLVWYWMGRRFGSTLTRRICHLSMSPEVCVMRSAGFYRKHGLNTLLIAKFLPGAGAMTTLLAGANRTSLRKFLAYDAMGSMIWAGSALALGYIFQDTVSQALALLTRFAYLGAIAMIFIVLAYIAARWQSRHRAAPLIKLAPLSTISMLRQTVADEEP, encoded by the coding sequence ATGGACTATTTGCTTCATTTAGTGCGGGTGGCCTTCGAAGAGCACACCGAGCTACTTTTGTTCGCAACGGTTTTTCTGGAGCAGATCGGTTTGCCTATGCCTGCCTATCCCTCACTAATTGTCGCCGGCTCGCTCCCGGCAACCCTGGCTGACGCCGCCTTACTTTGCGAGATATTCGGTATGGCTGTTCTCGCCTGCCTTTCGGCCGACCTCGTGTGGTACTGGATGGGCCGCCGGTTCGGTAGCACATTGACGCGTAGAATCTGCCATCTGTCCATGTCACCGGAAGTGTGTGTCATGCGTAGCGCCGGTTTTTATCGAAAACATGGGCTTAACACATTATTGATTGCAAAGTTTTTACCGGGCGCCGGCGCAATGACGACACTGCTTGCAGGGGCGAACAGGACAAGCTTGCGAAAGTTCCTTGCTTACGACGCGATGGGTTCCATGATCTGGGCCGGCTCCGCGCTGGCTTTGGGATATATCTTCCAGGACACCGTTTCACAAGCGCTGGCGCTCTTGACTCGTTTTGCATATCTTGGTGCCATCGCGATGATCTTCATCGTTCTTGCTTATATAGCAGCACGATGGCAGAGCCGGCACAGAGCCGCTCCGCTCATCAAACTCGCACCGCTCAGTACGATTTCAATGCTGCGGCAAACCGTTGCCGATGAGGAACCATAG
- the gph gene encoding phosphoglycolate phosphatase (PGP is an essential enzyme in the glycolate salvage pathway in higher organisms (photorespiration in plants). Phosphoglycolate results from the oxidase activity of RubisCO in the Calvin cycle when concentrations of carbon dioxide are low relative to oxygen. This enzyme is a member of the Haloacid Dehalogenase (HAD) superfamily of aspartate-nucleophile hydrolase enzymes (PF00702).) — protein sequence MRKLVLFDLDGTLADTAPDLAAAANRQRSRKGLPPLPYEALRPYASHGARGLLKAGLDMDPDHPDYEACRQQFLEDYEQDMTTHTTLFPGIKQLLSTLKDHDYAWGIVTNKMEYLAMPLVVHLGLYTDCAVTVGGDTTSHAKPHPAPLLHAAKQAGFDPSQCIYVGDDQRDIIAGKAAGMATVVAAYGYCGQETALHAWQADAIAESPEDIWPAVQAWAVR from the coding sequence ATGCGCAAACTGGTTTTATTCGACTTGGACGGCACGCTCGCCGACACCGCTCCCGATCTGGCCGCCGCAGCCAACAGACAAAGAAGCCGCAAAGGCCTGCCGCCCCTGCCCTATGAAGCCTTGCGGCCCTATGCGTCGCATGGGGCGCGCGGCCTGCTGAAAGCCGGCCTCGACATGGACCCCGACCACCCCGACTACGAGGCCTGTCGCCAGCAGTTCCTGGAAGACTACGAACAGGACATGACCACCCACACCACGCTCTTTCCGGGTATCAAGCAGCTGCTGTCCACGCTGAAGGACCATGACTACGCCTGGGGCATCGTCACCAACAAGATGGAATACCTGGCCATGCCGTTGGTCGTGCATCTGGGCCTGTATACCGATTGCGCCGTCACGGTGGGCGGCGATACCACCAGCCACGCCAAGCCGCATCCGGCGCCGCTGCTGCATGCGGCCAAACAGGCGGGCTTCGACCCCTCGCAATGCATATACGTGGGAGACGACCAGCGCGACATCATCGCCGGCAAGGCCGCCGGCATGGCCACGGTGGTGGCCGCCTATGGCTATTGCGGCCAGGAAACCGCGCTGCACGCATGGCAGGCTGACGCCATCGCCGAATCGCCCGAAGACATCTGGCCCGCCGTCCAGGCCTGGGCGGTCCGCTAA
- a CDS encoding MBL fold metallo-hydrolase, whose product MLSLDDTLAPDSVDTADLVPSRYAVQIGNIDVLVISDGVLPLPTAMLGHNADPVDRAAWMEDMFLPPDAFDWALNVVVVRSGEQVILIDAGLGSDPDLQLPRAGQTVKRLQSAGINLASVTDVVLTHMHMDHIGGLLVEGVKDQLRPDLRIHVAAAEVKFWESPDFSLTSMPTGFPDALRSTATRFIKEYGSYLRPFEDEYEVAPGVVARRTGGHTPGHVVVRVASDGEGLTFAGDAVFTVGFDHPDWYNGFEHDPEEAARVRRGLLQEVATSGELLVATHLPFPSVGRVAVDGDAFRWVPVFWDY is encoded by the coding sequence ATGCTTAGTTTAGACGACACCCTTGCTCCCGACAGTGTGGATACCGCTGATCTGGTGCCATCACGTTACGCAGTGCAGATCGGCAACATTGACGTATTGGTGATCAGCGATGGAGTTCTACCGCTTCCCACCGCAATGCTCGGACATAATGCAGATCCCGTCGACCGGGCAGCCTGGATGGAAGACATGTTCTTGCCGCCGGACGCGTTCGATTGGGCACTGAACGTGGTCGTGGTACGCAGTGGCGAGCAAGTCATACTAATCGATGCTGGACTGGGGTCGGACCCCGACTTGCAGCTACCCCGTGCAGGGCAGACAGTAAAACGGCTGCAGTCCGCAGGCATCAATCTTGCCAGCGTGACCGATGTGGTACTCACTCATATGCATATGGATCACATCGGTGGACTACTTGTCGAAGGTGTGAAGGATCAACTGCGCCCCGACCTGCGTATCCATGTGGCGGCCGCCGAGGTAAAGTTTTGGGAGTCGCCCGACTTCTCCCTTACTTCGATGCCGACTGGGTTCCCCGATGCGCTTCGATCAACCGCGACGCGGTTCATAAAGGAGTACGGCAGCTACTTGCGACCGTTCGAGGACGAATACGAGGTAGCCCCGGGGGTGGTAGCCCGACGTACGGGTGGTCATACCCCAGGGCACGTCGTAGTTCGTGTAGCGTCCGACGGTGAGGGATTAACCTTCGCCGGCGACGCCGTGTTTACAGTTGGATTCGACCATCCCGACTGGTACAACGGCTTCGAACATGATCCTGAGGAAGCAGCTCGCGTTCGACGTGGCCTCTTACAGGAAGTCGCGACATCCGGCGAGTTGCTGGTGGCAACTCACCTGCCGTTTCCATCCGTTGGTCGAGTGGCGGTCGACGGCGACGCCTTCCGTTGGGTACCCGTCTTCTGGGACTACTGA
- the ubiG gene encoding bifunctional 2-polyprenyl-6-hydroxyphenol methylase/3-demethylubiquinol 3-O-methyltransferase UbiG, which yields MNTTATSSSSSKHNVDQAELDKFSALASRWWDPESEFKPLHAINPLRLGWIQDQAGPLSGKTVLDVGCGGGILAESMAQAGAQVTGIDLAEKSLKVAKLHGLESGVPVDYQAISAEDLASRQPARYDVVTCMEMLEHVPDPASIVRACATLVKPGGWVFFSTLNRNPKSFLFAIVGAEYVLRMLPKGTHSYENFIKPSELAAAARQAGLALVQMAGMEYNPIIDLYKLSGDTSVNYLMASRREN from the coding sequence ATGAACACGACAGCCACTTCTTCATCCAGCAGCAAGCACAACGTCGATCAGGCTGAACTGGATAAATTCAGCGCCCTGGCCTCACGCTGGTGGGATCCCGAAAGCGAATTCAAGCCTTTGCACGCCATCAATCCGCTGCGCCTGGGCTGGATACAGGATCAGGCGGGCCCGCTTTCGGGCAAGACAGTGCTGGATGTAGGCTGCGGCGGCGGCATCCTGGCCGAGAGCATGGCGCAAGCCGGCGCCCAGGTTACCGGGATAGACCTCGCAGAAAAATCCCTGAAGGTCGCCAAGCTGCACGGGCTGGAATCCGGCGTTCCGGTCGATTACCAGGCCATCAGCGCCGAAGACCTCGCCAGCCGGCAGCCCGCCCGCTACGACGTGGTCACCTGCATGGAAATGCTGGAGCACGTACCCGATCCCGCTTCCATCGTCAGGGCCTGCGCCACGCTGGTCAAGCCGGGCGGCTGGGTGTTCTTCTCCACCCTGAACCGCAACCCCAAGTCATTTCTCTTTGCCATTGTGGGCGCCGAATACGTTTTGCGCATGCTTCCGAAGGGTACGCACAGCTACGAAAACTTCATCAAGCCCAGCGAACTGGCGGCAGCCGCGCGCCAGGCGGGCCTGGCGCTTGTGCAAATGGCCGGCATGGAATACAACCCCATCATTGATCTGTATAAACTCAGCGGCGACACGTCGGTCAATTACCTGATGGCAAGCCGCCGCGAAAATTGA
- a CDS encoding methyl-accepting chemotaxis protein, with amino-acid sequence MNFLTNMRIGNRLALGFGIVLALAVLTGGLGIWQLQALHAANQQMMEVPLAKERMISDWYRNLTNGVNRTIAIAKSTDPSLGPYFSKETAAATSASAELQKKIIPLLKADAEKELFQQIMDQRAIYLSTRDAMTRQKVAGNPEEAKRIFENEFIPGARKYQSLVEELVESQRQYMDKTSEAISASNQSSRRVILGLSLVVVLFGMLFAWRLTKGITHPLMRAVQVARNIAGGDLTSRFEAHSTDETGQLLQSLHEMNDNLSRLVGNVREGAHSIASASGQIAAGNLDLSSRTEEQSSSLTETASAMEQLTTTVKQTADNAQLANQLAVSTSQIAEKSGRAAGEVVATMESINSSAGKIVDIIDVIDSIAFQTNILALNAAVEAARAGEQGRGFAVVASEVRSLAQRSATAAKEIKALIDDAVGKVEAGSKLVGEAGTTIQEVVASVKRVTDIVGEISMASNEQSVGIEQVNQAIVQMDQVTRQNASLVEEAAASTGSLQGQATQLTEAISAFRLDVRGEAVALPQDRAPRQIRAVRSLAA; translated from the coding sequence ATGAACTTTTTAACGAATATGCGTATTGGAAACCGGCTGGCGCTGGGCTTTGGCATTGTGCTGGCACTGGCCGTCCTGACGGGAGGGCTGGGCATCTGGCAATTGCAGGCCTTGCATGCCGCCAACCAGCAGATGATGGAAGTGCCGCTGGCCAAAGAGCGGATGATCAGCGACTGGTATCGCAACCTGACCAATGGCGTCAATCGCACGATCGCCATCGCCAAAAGCACGGATCCGTCCCTGGGGCCCTATTTTTCCAAGGAAACCGCCGCCGCCACCAGCGCATCGGCCGAGCTCCAGAAGAAAATAATACCTTTGCTCAAGGCGGATGCGGAAAAGGAGCTGTTCCAGCAAATCATGGATCAGCGTGCCATCTACCTGTCCACGCGCGATGCCATGACACGACAGAAAGTGGCGGGCAATCCGGAAGAGGCCAAGCGCATCTTTGAAAACGAGTTCATTCCGGGCGCCCGCAAGTACCAGAGCCTGGTCGAGGAACTGGTGGAGTCCCAACGGCAGTACATGGACAAGACGTCCGAGGCCATTTCGGCGTCGAACCAATCCAGCCGCCGCGTCATCCTGGGGCTGTCATTGGTCGTGGTGCTGTTCGGGATGCTGTTTGCGTGGCGCCTGACAAAGGGAATCACACATCCTTTGATGCGCGCCGTCCAGGTGGCGCGCAACATCGCCGGAGGCGACCTGACTTCCCGGTTCGAAGCGCATTCCACCGATGAAACGGGACAACTGCTGCAGTCCCTGCATGAAATGAACGACAACCTGTCCAGGCTGGTGGGCAACGTCCGGGAGGGCGCGCACAGCATTGCAAGCGCGTCCGGCCAGATCGCCGCGGGCAATCTGGATTTGTCTTCACGCACCGAAGAGCAATCCAGCTCGCTGACCGAAACGGCATCGGCCATGGAGCAATTGACCACCACGGTCAAGCAGACCGCCGACAATGCCCAGCTGGCCAATCAACTGGCGGTATCGACCTCGCAGATTGCCGAGAAAAGCGGCCGGGCCGCCGGCGAGGTCGTTGCGACCATGGAGTCCATCAACAGCTCGGCCGGAAAGATCGTCGATATCATCGACGTGATCGACAGCATCGCCTTCCAGACCAACATCCTGGCCCTGAATGCTGCGGTCGAGGCCGCTCGTGCCGGCGAGCAGGGCAGGGGGTTTGCGGTGGTTGCCAGCGAAGTCCGGAGCCTGGCACAGCGCAGCGCGACGGCGGCCAAGGAAATCAAGGCGCTTATCGATGATGCGGTCGGCAAGGTGGAAGCGGGCAGCAAGCTGGTCGGGGAAGCAGGCACGACCATCCAGGAAGTCGTGGCGAGCGTGAAGCGCGTTACCGATATCGTCGGCGAAATATCCATGGCCAGCAACGAGCAGAGCGTGGGCATAGAGCAGGTCAATCAGGCCATCGTGCAGATGGATCAGGTGACGCGCCAGAATGCCTCTCTGGTCGAAGAGGCGGCCGCCTCGACCGGCAGCCTGCAAGGCCAGGCCACGCAGCTGACGGAAGCGATCAGTGCCTTCCGGTTGGATGTCCGCGGCGAGGCGGTCGCATTGCCGCAGGACAGAGCCCCGCGTCAGATCAGGGCCGTGCGCAGCCTGGCCGCATAG